Part of the Anopheles coluzzii chromosome 3, AcolN3, whole genome shotgun sequence genome is shown below.
TTTCGCGCGATGTGCTGCTGTGTACGATCGGGATGGAAATTGCACCGGGATTTAGCAGCACGCAACTGATATCAGCTGGTATAGCTCTTATTGTCCCCGAAAACTATCAGTAGTAATGTTTAAGTTtagaaattgatttaaaaaaagggtTATTGAAGTTCACCAAAGACAGTTTTGTAGATGCAATGCAAGGGGAAAAGGTACAGAAGGTGATTGCACCGTGAgtttttcaaacagtttagCAGTTAGTTTCAAACTTGATTCTTACAATATGTACACTTTTTATTGCCTAGTTTCGATACTCTTGTTCTTACCTACGGCAGTACGATTTCTTTTCCCGTTTCACAGTTTGACCGCACCAAGTAAAGATTAACTTTTCACATCCTCCACCCCGCTGGTCGTCGGGTTTGTTGTTGCGCCAGCTGTGGCACCTGCTGCACCTGGCCGATCGAGATTCCGAATCATGGCAGTGGCCGGACCTTGCAGTACCTTTCGCGATAGGCGCATGTACCCGGACACGGGATCACGGCCAAAGTATTTCACCTGAATTTCTGCACCCACCTGCAATCCAAGCGCTGAGGGATGAGCAATctgaaatgaacaaaaaaaatagaattaaaAGAGTTGAAGGGATCATGCTGAGACGTTCGCAAGCTACCTTTCGTTGATCGAGCTGCGAGTTGTGCAGCAGTGTCGGTGGCATCGAAGGATACAGCGTCACCATCACACCCGTATCGCGCAGCTCCACTATCCGGGCCGTGTAGATGGCACCAAACTCCAGGTCCGGTATCTTTTCCGCCTTCAGCAGATTCTCCAGGTACTCCTTCGCCTCGTGCATGGCCGCTTCGGATGGGGCAAATATCCGGAAGCTCGTTTCATCGTCCGGAGTAAGCTGTACGCCGGTTTCGAGATACAACCTCCTAAGGTTTGTGCCACCCGGTCCGAGCAGTTTCGCCCGCTGATGTGCCTCGATCACCAGCCGATCCGTTACGGGCCAACAATCTTTCCGCACGGTGCGCGACGCACCGATCGTTTCGTCCATCAGGTCGAGTATTTTAAAGCGAGCTTCCATCGATTTCTGCAGCGCTTCCATCACCACCTTCAGCGGTATGCCAGGCACCTTTATATCCGCCTGTATCGCCGTCATGCCGCGCCTTGTACCCGCCACCTTCATGTCCATATCGCCCATGTAGTCCTCGATGCCGAGCAGATCGGTCAGTATGCAGTAGTCCTGCAGGTGTTTCGTGTCGTTGTTTTCGTACTTCGTTATCAACCCGATCGCTACACCGGCGGCCGCTTCCTGTACCGGCACGCCCGCATCCATCAGCGCCATCGAGCCGGCACACACGGTCGCCATCGAGCTGGACCCGTTCGATTCCAGCACCTCCGAGGTGAGCCGTACCGTGAACGGATGCTCGTTCGGGATGATCGGCACGAGCCCCTTCTCCGCCAGCGCACCGTGCCCAATCTCGCGGCGCCCGATCGGCCCAATCTTGCCCGTCTCACCCGTCGCGTACGGGGGGAACTCGTAGTGCAGGAAGAAGTTTTTCGACCGCATCCCACTGTCGAGCGAAGCGATCGGATCGAGCCGCAAAGCACTCTCGGGCGAATCGAGTGCGACGGTGCAGAATACTTGCGTCTGGCCGCGCTGAAACAGCGCCGACCCGTGCAGTGGTTTGTGCAGGTTGACCGAGCAGCTGATTTTGCGCAAATCGTCCAGCCCCCGCCCGTCGCAACGGCGCTTTTCCTCTAACAGCATCTCACGGAACACACCCTTCACGAACTTGTTGAACGTTTCCGAAATTACACCGGGGTCGGCGGCCGGGAAGCTCGACCACACTTTGTCGATCGTATCGGTGCGCGTTTTGCTGACCGCCTGGTCGCGGCTGAACTTGTCGTGCGAATAGTCACGGAAGATTTCCCTCAACCGCATCTCCGACATCGTTTGGACGGCGTTTTGAATCTCTCCGTCCACCGCCGGAAGTGGTTCCAGTGGTCGCTTGGGCTTGCCGTACATCTTTTGCAGCCGCTCGATGCCGTTGATGATAAGCTG
Proteins encoded:
- the LOC120955239 gene encoding polyribonucleotide nucleotidyltransferase 1, mitochondrial — translated: MLHNIAKLCQYRRKVFHILPHVRCATRRQLSTSALESPEVDVALSTGRILKISSGKYARFADGCSVVTIGDTAVMVTAVAKQKSQNASFLPLVVDYRQKSAAAGRIPTNFLRRELGPSEKEILSARLVDRSIRPLFPAEFRYDTQIVCNMLAIDSANPPDVQAINGASAALALSDIPWNGPVGAVRVGLVDNEAIINPTRKEMQLSSLDLVVTATRQNLVVMLEGRGNVVNENELRMAIKKGTKEAQLIINGIERLQKMYGKPKRPLEPLPAVDGEIQNAVQTMSEMRLREIFRDYSHDKFSRDQAVSKTRTDTIDKVWSSFPAADPGVISETFNKFVKGVFREMLLEEKRRCDGRGLDDLRKISCSVNLHKPLHGSALFQRGQTQVFCTVALDSPESALRLDPIASLDSGMRSKNFFLHYEFPPYATGETGKIGPIGRREIGHGALAEKGLVPIIPNEHPFTVRLTSEVLESNGSSSMATVCAGSMALMDAGVPVQEAAAGVAIGLITKYENNDTKHLQDYCILTDLLGIEDYMGDMDMKVAGTRRGMTAIQADIKVPGIPLKVVMEALQKSMEARFKILDLMDETIGASRTVRKDCWPVTDRLVIEAHQRAKLLGPGGTNLRRLYLETGVQLTPDDETSFRIFAPSEAAMHEAKEYLENLLKAEKIPDLEFGAIYTARIVELRDTGVMVTLYPSMPPTLLHNSQLDQRKIAHPSALGLQVGAEIQVKYFGRDPVSGYMRLSRKVLQGPATAMIRNLDRPGAAGATAGATTNPTTSGVEDVKS